From [Flavobacterium] thermophilum:
CATCCAAGAATCCCCATTTTCTTACTCAAAAACCGCATAAACAGTCGCCATCCGCCATGCCGCCTTCTCCGTTTGTTGGCTCGTTTTGTTTCCATGCTGAGCGCAGCCGCGCACGGTTCGGAAGAGGGGGGCATGGGGGACGGAATGGGGATTGATGTACGAACGATGAATAGTTGATAAGAAAATTAAGGAAGGAAACCGCCGAGCCATGGCGAAATAATGGAAATAAGATTCGTCGATAAGAAACACTGCGCTGAGAATGCGCGGGAAGAGAGGGGGCGTGCCATGGCAAATGCCGGCGGGAGAAGATCGGTGTCGGATGCAAGGCTTGAGGTGATCAAAAAGCTCTTTCCGGAAGCGGTTGTGGATGGGGGCATCGATTGGGAGTGGCTGAAGAGGGTGCTTGGCGGTCACAAACGGCAGGAAGCATATGAGTTCATGTGGCCGGGGAAGGCAGAGGCGAGGCGGCTCGCTGAAACGCCTGCGTCCGGAGTATTGCGGCCGGATCAGGCAGCGAGCAAGCAGTGGGAGACAACAAACAATTGGTATATTGAAGGAGACAATTTAGAAGTATTAAAACTGCTGCGGACGTCGCATGCAGGGGCCATCCAAATGATTTACATCGACCCGCCGTACAACACCGGGAAAGTGCTGACGTATAAAGACCATTGGCGCCAAAAGAAGAGCGTGCCAGCTCGTAGGAAGGATATAGAGGAAGCGCGCGCTCATGCCGGCTGGCTCAACATGATGTACCCGCGCCTTTTGGTGGCGCGGGAGCTGTTGGCGGAGACAGGGGCGATGTTTATTTCCATTGATGATACAGAACAGGCGAATTTGAAAAAGATGTGCGATGAACTGTTTGGCGAGCGAAATTTTGTCGCCACGTTCATTTGGCAGCGGGCGTTTTCGCCTGTGAACATGAACAAGTTCGCTTCGCGCAACCATGACTTCATCCTCTGTTACGCGAAAAATATCGACCGTTTAGCTTGGTACGGCTTGCCGCGCCATCCGGAAGCGGACGGGCGGTATGCCAATCCGGACAACGACCCGCGCGGGCCGTGGACGTCAGGCGATTTGTCGGTCGGTCCGCCGATTCCGGAAAAAATTTATGACATCGTGACGCCAGGCGGCCGGGTCGTTTCGCCGCCGAACGGGTATTGTTGGCGGGTGACAAAGGAGCGCTTCGCCGAGCTGGCGGCGGACAACCGCATTTGGTTTGGCAAAGACGGCAACGGGGTGCCGCGCCTGAAGCGGTTTTTAAGCGAAGTGAAGCCGACGGTGACACCGCTTACGATTTGGACGCATGATGAGGTGTCCCATTCGCAGGAGGCGAAAAAAGAGCTGAAGGAGCTGTTCGATGGGCTGGCGGTGATGGATTACCCGAAGCCGGTGAAGCTCATTCAGCGCATGGTGGCGTTGACAACGAAGGACAATGACATCATCCTCGACTTTTTTTCCGGCTCGGCGACAACAGCCCATGCCGTCATGCAGCAAAACGCTGAAGACGGCGGCCGGCGGTCGTTTATAATGGTGCAGCTTCCCGAACGGCTTGCGGAAACGTCCGAGGCGTATCGGGTGGGGTTTCGAACGATTTGCGACATCGGCCGCGAGCGCATCCGCCGTGCGGGAGAGAAAATCGTCCGTGAAACGGGGAAGACAGAGCTTGATATTGGCTTTCGCGTATTTCGGTTCGAGAAGAAATCGAAGCAGCCCGCTCGCTAGGTGGACGGGCTGCTTTTCGATTCGGCTGATGAAAAGCGCTTTGGTAAAACAGGCGTTGCGTCTATGTTCCGAGTCCCTGATGTCCGTCGTTTCAGGCGCTTTTTACAATGACGCCGCAGCCCAACGGTCGTTGACAAAGACGTCGTACTCCGCGGCAATCGTTTCTTTGAGCTCCGCTAAAGACGGGATGCCGTCGGCGAACGTGTAGGTGTCAAGGCAAATGAGGGAGTATTCGTCGCCGGGATCAAATACGATGGTGACGACTTCTTCCGTTCCAGCGTCCACTTGTCGGATGGTGTCGCCGTCTTCCGGCTCCACGAGTACGTTTTGGTATGTTTCGCGAATCACGTAGTAGCCTTCCTGCAATTGTTCAGTGAATAGATGTTCGATGTCTGTCAGTTCGTGGACGATCATTATTTAAGTCCTCCTAACTTGTGAAATCATTCTCAATGTCAGTATATAACGTAGTCGTTGTCGATATAATAGATGTTGTGGAAAGTTCGAAAAGTTGTCATTTTGTATGCCAAGCGTAGATAAGGTTGGGTGCAGGATTGATAAG
This genomic window contains:
- a CDS encoding putative methyltransferase; this translates as MANAGGRRSVSDARLEVIKKLFPEAVVDGGIDWEWLKRVLGGHKRQEAYEFMWPGKAEARRLAETPASGVLRPDQAASKQWETTNNWYIEGDNLEVLKLLRTSHAGAIQMIYIDPPYNTGKVLTYKDHWRQKKSVPARRKDIEEARAHAGWLNMMYPRLLVARELLAETGAMFISIDDTEQANLKKMCDELFGERNFVATFIWQRAFSPVNMNKFASRNHDFILCYAKNIDRLAWYGLPRHPEADGRYANPDNDPRGPWTSGDLSVGPPIPEKIYDIVTPGGRVVSPPNGYCWRVTKERFAELAADNRIWFGKDGNGVPRLKRFLSEVKPTVTPLTIWTHDEVSHSQEAKKELKELFDGLAVMDYPKPVKLIQRMVALTTKDNDIILDFFSGSATTAHAVMQQNAEDGGRRSFIMVQLPERLAETSEAYRVGFRTICDIGRERIRRAGEKIVRETGKTELDIGFRVFRFEKKSKQPAR